The genomic stretch caccctataacacatgaactcttaacaccaactccaccaactatacttacctccacaacatgtctcacgatatcgtatcagctacatcatattctctctcaacaccaactcccaacaccaccaactactatccacaaacgctgctagctccgtaacatattatccattataaaatccaatatcaagacattcaCAACATCAACCGGAATGTTACAGTCGGGTTGGGTGCTGTGTGTCGGGATGAGAGGGGAGAGGTTGTATGGTGTGCGGTGGAGCAGGGAATGGTTGAGATGGATCCGGCGGAAGCTGAAGCAGCTGCTATTCTGTATGGTCTTAAGGAGGCAAGACGAATGAATAATTCAAGAGTTATTTTGGAGGGCGATTGCTCGACAGTTATCCACGATCTTCAGAAGCAACGGAAGGGACGTAgtagtatttatttaatttataatgaCATTTATGCTTTGTGTAATTTTTTCGATAGTATTTCGTTTAATTGGGTGCGTAGGGATTTTAATAAGGTCGCTCATGAGCTGGCTCATTTGAGACCATGGACATTAGGTTCTCGTAGTTGGTTGGATTCCTTTCCGTTGGAGATTGCTGATGTAGTTGGTATTGATTCTATTAATATTACTACTTAAACCTTCGGgtttaattcaaaaaaaatggagggaatagATATTTCCTAATTTAGTATCATAAAACATTTAGCATACCTATAATTATAATACTAAATCTTATTTGAAAATCGTTGTATGAACTAAGAAATACTCCATTAATTTAAAAGTAAGCACTCCATAAAAGACTTATCTCCAATTATATCTACTTATATATTATAATTATTGGTTGAAAATAACTTTTATGGAAGATCTTTTTATAACAAATGTAACTATGTAAAAATTATATTATGAAATATATAGTTTGTAGTTTATATATGTCTAAAAAGGTAAATGAGAGGAACA from Silene latifolia isolate original U9 population chromosome 2, ASM4854445v1, whole genome shotgun sequence encodes the following:
- the LOC141633615 gene encoding uncharacterized protein LOC141633615 — encoded protein: MREMEVEEQVEFMTGCWAIWERRNKAIFEDGEWRADLVVRRVRDLICEMADSGGLGEGRACGAVEVGGCWKRPMGEVMKVNIDAAVIAGVGVVGLGAVCRDERGEVVWCAVEQGMVEMDPAEAEAAAILYGLKEARRMNNSRVILEGDCSTVIHDLQKQRKGRSSIYLIYNDIYALCNFFDSISFNWVRRDFNKVAHELAHLRPWTLGSRSWLDSFPLEIADVVGIDSINITT